The Balaenoptera musculus isolate JJ_BM4_2016_0621 chromosome 6, mBalMus1.pri.v3, whole genome shotgun sequence nucleotide sequence TCCCTGGCCAGTTCCTTGGTCTGTGGTGCGCTCACCCACTTTTGACCTTCTCCTGTCTTTTTCCCACCCAGTTCCCCATTACAGCCTTGCGGGAAATCAAGATCCTCCAGCTTCTAAAACACGAGAATGTGGTCAACTTGATTGAGATCTGTCGAACCAAAGGTAAGTTGTTCGGATCTCATCCCCATTTTCAGATTGAGAAAATGAGGCTTATTGCCTAAGGTTTTGTTTGCAAAAGTTGGAAGTGGACACACTTACATTGCCTCTTCTTAACCCAGACATACCAAGTGTGACTGCTTTCTCTGGCCTTTTCATCAGAGCAGGTGCCTCCTCGGGGCCTGCCACAGTACCCAGCCCAGAGAAGgcgctcagaaaatattttacctGTGAAGGAATTCGCACCTGGATATCCAGGGGTCCATAGGTTAGAGAGGGTAGGAGCTGCTTGTGGGAAAGTGAGTTGCATATGAgatttttgattttcttcttgtccctctctctccccctcattcTTCCGGTCTCAGCTTCCCCTTATAACCGCTGCAAAGGCAGTATATACCTGGTGTTTGACTTCTGCGAGCATGATCTTGCCGGGCTGCTGAGCAACGTCTTAGTCAAGTTCACACTGTCTGAGATCAAGAGGGTCATGCAGATGTTGCTCAATGGTCTCTACTACATCCACAGGAACAAGGTGGGGGCCAGAGTAGGGGAGGAGAGACCAAGGCTGGGGCTGGCCTTTGCTCTCACTGTGGGGTAGGTGTGGCTGAAGGACCCTCGGGAACCCTCACCTGTGTGCTTCCTGCAGATCCTGCACAGGGACATGAAGGCGGCTAATGTGCTCATCACCCGTGATGGAGTTCTGAAGCTGGCAGACTTTGGGCTGGCCCGGGCCTTCAGCCTGGCCAAGAACAGCCAGCCCAACCGCTACACCAACCGTGTGGTGACGCTCTGGTACCGGCCCCCGGAGCTGTTGCTCGGTGAGGACTCTCCCGAGCTGGCAGAGGGAAGCAGGGGCTGGGCACTTACCTGGCCTCAGCTCCCCACTGCCAGGGCTTCTTGAGCCCCCGGCCCGGGGGCATTGCCTCTCAGGAGGCTGTCGGGCTCAAGGGGCCCTCCTGGTGTGCTCTTCTTCTCAGGGGAGCGGGACTACGGCCCCCCCATTGACCTGTGGGGTGCTGGGTGCATCATGGCAGAGATGTGGACCCGCAGCCCTATCATGCAGGGCAACACAGAGCAGCACCAGCTTGCCCTCATCAGCCAGCTCTGTGGCTCCATCACTCCTGAGGTACGCAGTCGGGCTGCCTGGGCCCCTGGGCCCCACGGGCTGCAGAGAAGTCTccctggcaggggaggggtgggtgctGAATAGAGGAAAAGCTCCATTCCGGAGAGGTTGCTGGTGGATGGTTGGGGTCTGCTGTTTAGAGCCACACAGACTGTTCAAGTCTCGGCTGCATCCCTTTAGTTCTGTGGCTTTGGGGAGGGCGTCTGAGCCCCTCACTTCAGAGCTGAGCTGCTCTGCTGTGAGACAACTGTGGTTCCATCAGGCTCGGTGCACATACGCCAGACAACTTGTGTCAAAGGGCCCGGTACTTGGTGTTTGCCAAATATGTGGTTCCTGCTGCTTTCACCTTGGAGGGGTCAAGTTTGCCCTCTAGGGGCAGTCTGGGAGCCTCTGAACGGAGAATGTTTAGTTCCTTCAAGTGCTTGACCGGTGGACCAGCCACGTACCCCCTGAACTGACTACATCCTCTTTTCCATGCCTCCCACCCCAGGTGTGGCCAAATGTGGACAAGTACGAGCTGTTTGAGAAACTGGACCTGGTCAAGGGCCAGAAGCGGAAGGTGAAGGACAGGCTGAAGGCCTATGTGCGTGACCCCTACGCACTGGACCTCATCGACAAGTTGCTGGTGCTGGATCCCGCCCAGCGCATCGACAGTGACGACGCCCTGAACCACGACTTCTTCTGGTCCGACCCCATGCCCTCGGACCTCAAGGGCATGCTGTCCACCCACCTGACGTCCATGTTTGAGTACCTCGCACCGCCGCGCCGGAAGGGCAGCCAGATCACCCAGCAGTCCACCAACCAGAGCCGCAATCCCGCCACTACCAACCAGACGGAGTTTGAACGTGTCTTCTGAGGGCCGGCCGCTGTTGCTTCTCATTAGGGccgttgttttattttttcttctgctctgtgacTTGTGTTGTGGAGATTTGGGGGCATTTGAGTTTTTTCTCTagtgcatattttatttaatccccacCCTGGGCATCAGGAACCAACGGAGCAGACTGGAATACAGCTTTGGCTGAGAGTCCAGGAAGGCACTTGGGCTGCCTCACCCCTTTGGGGTGATTCCCAGAGGGTCTCCATTTACCTTAGGACAGGAATGAGATGGGAGGAAAGGCACACCCCACTGGTGACTTTCTAAGAGATCCCAgcgtgctgggaggaggggacaggtcCCTCGCCCATCCCCAGCCCTCCTCATGGGATGAGAAGCTGGCGTGGGGGACAGAACCGGCCTTGGGAATGGGCTGCTCTTGGCCTAACCCTCAGAAGCTCTGGGGCTGGTGGAAACTCTTGGTTTCTTCAGTAGGACAATTTTATCGTGTTTCTTTGTTCAATTGTTCAGAGACATTCCTGGATGCAGTTTGGTCAGTTACAATTAAAGTTGACTCTTTTTCAGTAAATGACCGTGTGCTCTGTGCTATGTTCAGACCCCCAGCTCTTAACGCTGTAGCTGACCATTGAGATTTGATCTGTCAAGTCTTGGTTCTTTTCTTTGACCCAGTTCATGTCCCGTGACATACCTTCAGAGGactttgtcttttctgtttttctcttgagtACCTTCCAGAACATTTGCCATCATGCTCCCCACCGGGCAGGTACCATGATGCTCCCTTGCTCCTCCTCTCCACTCAGAGGAAGCGGGGAGACATGAGAAATGGGGCTCAGTCTGCTGATGAGGGAACTGGAGATGGCCTGCTGTGAGCTACATCTGCAGCGGTGACCCGGGGCGGGGCTGTGGGGGTGGAGGCACAGTCTGCTGTGGCCGACACGTGTTCAGACTTGACTCGTGAGCACGGGAGGCTGCAGAGGCTCCTAATCAGTGGAATGACAATAGTCAAATCTGTAACTTGCAAAACTTCTCAGGCTGCTGAATAGAGGGTACAAGAGAGGAAATGACCAGAGAAGCTGAAGGATCTCCAGGGGCTTGGGGAGGTGGCAGTAGCCTGGATTAGGGTGGCCAGTGGGCAGGAGGACAGAGAATAGTTTGTGGAAGATTGGATCATGAGGGCTCAGAGCTGGGACCCTTGGAGGAGCA carries:
- the CDK9 gene encoding cyclin-dependent kinase 9; the protein is MQRDAPPRAPAPAPRLPAPPIGAAATSGGGGGGGSGGGGGASAAPAPPGLSGTTSPRGPGGGRRTEEVGSAPRGRKWPWRRKWRGRGGAWSTAAGPGAGAATAAAAGGGGGALEAAMAKQYDSVECPFCDEVSKYEKLAKIGQGTFGEVFKAKHRKTGQKVALKKVLMENEKEGFPITALREIKILQLLKHENVVNLIEICRTKASPYNRCKGSIYLVFDFCEHDLAGLLSNVLVKFTLSEIKRVMQMLLNGLYYIHRNKILHRDMKAANVLITRDGVLKLADFGLARAFSLAKNSQPNRYTNRVVTLWYRPPELLLGERDYGPPIDLWGAGCIMAEMWTRSPIMQGNTEQHQLALISQLCGSITPEVWPNVDKYELFEKLDLVKGQKRKVKDRLKAYVRDPYALDLIDKLLVLDPAQRIDSDDALNHDFFWSDPMPSDLKGMLSTHLTSMFEYLAPPRRKGSQITQQSTNQSRNPATTNQTEFERVF